A single window of Streptomyces sp. NBC_00464 DNA harbors:
- a CDS encoding DUF4838 domain-containing protein: MNDASNEDHANAPSTVRRRGFLVGAAGLAGAALLPGLTATEAAAAAAQPSGAPLRVASGGRARASVLWWGGGSAEFAATELRDYLHRITGVRLPLHALPAPGGDIPEGVTGLVALRAGTRGRDGIPAAALADAGRELGGAPEDSFTLLGDDTCLLLTGSGDRAPLYAVYALLERTGVRFFAPAFPAYEGHHESVPGIRTLDLPPVRLTDRPGSQLRRQYAEEGFSHTVASLPPLLDWMAKNRLNTFVYPTDYLGLGVTTYDGVRDVLVREAGKRALRIETGGHGYDSFLPKADYPQFYASGGPLFDIYNPEALDAYVAKVLAFLRERPEITVFDCWPPDVGAFQKPILDRYGSPANAESVVVNELVRVLRQELPGVRVERIAYASTVRPPDPEYASDPEVIVDFAPYSRNYDGHLGDPAIGANVSFANALRAWRTTHRGPLAMYEYYRRYRWRSLPVHPLATIAGDVGFESGLGLNGYGMYSEPADWITYEHVQSLFAALAWDGTLDAGAFLDGYLRARFGAGAAAATARYYDLTRFDPDTHGPAVLTTNYTQARAALQEATGQTTGAGPRTLLDRLTRNLDIALADMRIGLAPAGSAELDAARQEYRALVHRNRFTGVCLPNMQAWWRWNGPQGQAPYDDARIRQDVVDTYASPAAGFGNPGILALEPGGDSVALDVEAQDVDFTGHTVHWSAAAPDGVLLEPANGTLKVRGTRGAAQRVAVRATADAAPGTYRITLEFRLADGTRLVPSEVAVGIR, translated from the coding sequence ATGAACGACGCCTCGAACGAAGACCACGCCAACGCACCGAGCACCGTGAGACGGCGCGGATTCCTCGTGGGAGCCGCCGGCCTGGCCGGTGCGGCCCTCCTGCCGGGGCTCACCGCCACCGAGGCCGCGGCAGCCGCCGCGCAGCCGTCCGGCGCCCCGCTCCGGGTCGCCTCCGGCGGCCGGGCCCGCGCCTCGGTGCTCTGGTGGGGCGGCGGCAGCGCCGAGTTCGCCGCCACCGAACTGCGCGACTACCTCCACCGGATCACCGGTGTCCGGCTGCCGCTGCACGCCCTTCCGGCGCCCGGCGGCGACATCCCCGAGGGCGTCACCGGCCTGGTCGCCCTGCGCGCGGGCACCCGCGGCCGGGACGGCATACCCGCGGCCGCGCTCGCGGACGCCGGACGTGAACTCGGCGGGGCTCCCGAGGACTCCTTCACCCTGCTCGGCGACGACACCTGCCTGCTGCTGACGGGCAGCGGCGACCGGGCTCCGCTGTACGCCGTCTACGCGCTCCTGGAGCGGACCGGCGTGCGCTTCTTCGCCCCCGCCTTCCCCGCGTACGAGGGCCACCACGAATCCGTACCGGGCATCCGCACCCTCGACCTCCCGCCGGTACGCCTCACCGACCGGCCGGGCTCGCAACTGCGACGGCAGTATGCCGAGGAGGGCTTCAGCCACACCGTGGCGAGCCTGCCGCCGTTGCTCGACTGGATGGCCAAGAACCGGCTCAACACCTTCGTCTACCCGACCGACTACCTGGGCCTCGGCGTCACCACGTACGACGGGGTGCGCGACGTACTGGTCCGGGAGGCGGGCAAGCGTGCCCTGCGCATCGAGACGGGCGGCCACGGCTACGACAGCTTCCTGCCGAAGGCCGACTATCCGCAGTTCTACGCGTCCGGCGGACCGCTCTTCGACATCTACAACCCCGAGGCCCTGGACGCGTACGTGGCCAAGGTCCTCGCCTTCCTCCGGGAGCGACCGGAGATCACGGTGTTCGACTGCTGGCCGCCGGACGTCGGTGCCTTCCAGAAGCCCATCCTCGACCGCTACGGCAGCCCCGCCAACGCGGAGTCGGTGGTCGTCAACGAACTCGTCCGGGTGCTGCGGCAGGAACTGCCCGGGGTCCGGGTCGAACGGATCGCGTACGCCTCCACCGTGCGGCCGCCCGACCCGGAGTACGCGAGCGATCCCGAGGTCATCGTGGACTTCGCCCCGTACTCCCGGAACTACGACGGCCACCTCGGCGACCCCGCGATCGGTGCCAACGTCTCGTTCGCCAACGCGCTGCGCGCCTGGCGCACCACGCACCGGGGCCCGCTCGCGATGTACGAGTACTACCGGCGCTACCGCTGGCGCAGTCTGCCGGTGCACCCGCTCGCCACCATCGCGGGCGACGTGGGCTTCGAGTCGGGGCTCGGGCTCAACGGCTACGGGATGTACAGCGAGCCGGCCGACTGGATCACGTACGAGCACGTCCAGAGCCTGTTCGCCGCGCTGGCCTGGGACGGCACCCTGGACGCCGGTGCGTTCCTCGACGGGTACCTGCGGGCCCGCTTCGGCGCCGGGGCGGCAGCCGCGACGGCGCGGTACTACGACCTGACGCGTTTCGACCCGGACACCCACGGCCCCGCCGTGCTGACCACGAACTACACCCAGGCACGCGCCGCTCTCCAGGAGGCCACCGGACAGACGACGGGTGCGGGGCCCCGCACCCTGCTCGACCGGCTGACCCGCAACCTCGACATCGCCCTCGCCGACATGAGGATCGGTCTGGCGCCGGCGGGCAGTGCCGAGCTCGACGCCGCCCGCCAGGAGTACCGGGCGCTCGTGCACCGCAACCGGTTCACCGGCGTCTGCCTTCCCAACATGCAGGCGTGGTGGCGGTGGAACGGCCCACAGGGCCAGGCCCCGTACGACGACGCAAGGATCCGCCAGGATGTCGTCGACACCTACGCGAGCCCGGCGGCGGGCTTCGGCAACCCGGGAATCCTGGCGCTCGAACCGGGCGGTGACTCCGTGGCGCTCGATGTCGAGGCCCAGGACGTCGACTTCACCGGCCACACCGTCCACTGGTCCGCCGCCGCGCCCGACGGAGTCCTCCTGGAGCCGGCGAACGGCACGCTGAAGGTGCGTGGAACGCGGGGCGCCGCCCAGCGGGTGGCCGTGCGCGCCACCGCGGACGCGGCGCCTGGCACGTACCGGATCACGCTGGAGTTCCGGCTGGCCGACGGGACGCGGCTCGTCCCCTCGGAGGTGGCGGTCGGCATCCGCTGA
- a CDS encoding ABC transporter ATP-binding protein, protein MPTIQFHDVTRDFAVKSGDFLALDRVSLDIEDGEFVTVVGPSGCGKSTLMNIAAGLLDATDGEVTVDGTPVRGPAPERGVIFQQYALFPWMTVAANVEYGLKVAGVRKAERRRRAREVIELVGLTDFADALPKTLSGGMKQRCAIARAYAVDPKVLLMDEPFGALDSLTRVRMQESLLDTWGRDRRTVMFITHDVDEAVFLANRVVVMAARPGRIHTIIPVTLPYPRTEEQRLSPEFAELRAQVWHAVHHQPAPLEGMVS, encoded by the coding sequence ATGCCCACCATCCAATTCCATGACGTGACACGGGACTTCGCGGTCAAGAGCGGTGACTTCCTGGCCCTGGACCGGGTCAGCCTCGACATCGAGGACGGCGAGTTCGTCACTGTCGTCGGCCCCTCCGGCTGCGGCAAGAGCACCCTGATGAACATCGCCGCCGGGCTCCTGGACGCCACCGACGGCGAAGTCACCGTCGACGGCACGCCTGTCCGTGGTCCCGCTCCCGAACGCGGCGTCATCTTCCAGCAGTACGCGCTCTTCCCCTGGATGACCGTCGCCGCCAACGTCGAGTACGGACTCAAGGTCGCGGGTGTCAGGAAGGCGGAGCGCCGGCGCAGGGCCCGCGAGGTCATCGAGCTCGTCGGTCTCACCGACTTCGCCGACGCCCTGCCCAAGACCCTCTCCGGTGGCATGAAGCAGCGCTGCGCCATCGCCCGCGCCTACGCCGTGGACCCGAAGGTCCTCCTCATGGACGAACCCTTCGGAGCGCTCGACTCCCTCACCCGGGTCCGGATGCAGGAGTCGCTCCTCGACACCTGGGGCCGCGACCGGCGCACCGTCATGTTCATCACCCACGACGTCGACGAGGCGGTCTTCCTCGCCAACCGGGTCGTCGTCATGGCCGCCCGCCCCGGCCGCATCCACACGATCATCCCGGTCACGCTGCCCTATCCGCGTACCGAGGAACAGCGCCTGTCGCCCGAGTTCGCCGAACTGCGGGCCCAGGTGTGGCACGCCGTCCACCACCAGCCGGCCCCGCTCGAAGGAATGGTGTCATGA
- a CDS encoding ABC transporter permease, translating into MKTPTEAVEEQRTSPPGPRSTKPSPPKDTRGPRSRKRGTGRLANALLGLASAALGLLVWVVLANSGIEGFPGPVAVGRRAGDLIADGTLFEDAGASLERVLIGYVLGVVLAIPVGFLMGWYPVVRRLIEPWLQFFRMVPPLAIIPLAIVLMGIDETPKIFVIFLASFLSCVVSTFQGVVSVDVTLVNAARVLGARDPQVFLGVVVPASTPFILVGMRIGLGASWATVVAAELIAAQGGLGYRMQQAQVYYDLPTIFVQLIAIGAIGLVMDRLLLLAERRLTHWQERR; encoded by the coding sequence ATGAAGACACCGACCGAAGCTGTCGAGGAACAACGGACGAGCCCGCCGGGCCCGCGGAGCACGAAGCCGTCGCCCCCGAAGGACACGCGCGGTCCCAGGAGCAGGAAGCGGGGAACCGGCCGCCTGGCCAACGCCCTGCTCGGCCTCGCCTCCGCCGCGCTGGGACTGCTCGTCTGGGTCGTCCTCGCGAACAGCGGCATCGAGGGCTTCCCCGGCCCCGTCGCCGTGGGCCGCCGCGCAGGTGATCTCATCGCCGACGGCACGCTCTTCGAAGACGCCGGCGCCAGCCTGGAACGCGTACTCATCGGCTATGTCCTCGGCGTCGTCCTGGCGATCCCCGTCGGCTTCCTCATGGGCTGGTACCCGGTCGTCCGCAGGCTGATCGAGCCGTGGCTGCAGTTCTTCCGCATGGTGCCGCCGCTCGCGATCATCCCGCTCGCCATCGTCCTCATGGGCATCGACGAGACCCCGAAGATCTTCGTGATCTTCCTGGCCTCGTTCCTGTCCTGCGTCGTCTCCACCTTCCAGGGCGTCGTCTCCGTCGACGTCACCCTCGTCAACGCGGCCCGGGTGCTCGGCGCCCGCGACCCGCAGGTCTTCCTCGGCGTCGTCGTGCCCGCCTCCACCCCGTTCATCCTGGTCGGCATGCGGATCGGGCTCGGCGCCTCCTGGGCGACCGTCGTCGCCGCCGAACTCATCGCGGCCCAGGGCGGGCTGGGCTACCGGATGCAGCAGGCACAGGTCTACTACGACCTGCCGACCATCTTCGTCCAGCTCATCGCCATCGGCGCGATCGGCCTCGTCATGGACCGGCTGCTCCTGCTTGCCGAGCGCCGGCTCACTCACTGGCAGGAACGGCGGTAA
- a CDS encoding aliphatic sulfonate ABC transporter substrate-binding protein — MKSIPAVRRRTAGLLLALALVSTATSCGDDSSDSAGGGAQKVKFGYIADYSGSVALAVAQKQGLWKKAGLTPDLKVFTNGPLQVTALGSGSLDFGYLGPGALWLPASGRASIVSVNMLGLADRVIARPGSGIETPADLKGKKVAVAEGTSGDMILNLALNEAGLKPDDVTKVAMDASTVVTAFSSGQVDAAATWYPLIDTMKKKVPDLKEISRTQDYYPKLTFPNVFVTQPKLASGNPELVKKVTGVLKEAGDWIAAHPEESETVTADFLKLPADQLKGSTKYVKILPSDELTKLSQDGTVDGWFDELAGVFNRMGKLPKAGKASDYYLGDLYAAAGKADRS, encoded by the coding sequence ATGAAGTCGATCCCTGCCGTCCGCCGCCGAACCGCCGGACTTCTCCTGGCCCTGGCACTCGTCTCCACCGCCACCTCCTGCGGTGACGACTCCTCGGACTCCGCCGGCGGCGGAGCACAGAAGGTGAAGTTCGGCTACATCGCCGACTACAGCGGTTCCGTCGCGCTGGCCGTCGCCCAGAAGCAGGGACTGTGGAAGAAGGCGGGCCTCACCCCCGACCTGAAGGTCTTCACCAACGGACCGCTCCAGGTCACGGCCCTCGGGTCCGGCAGCCTGGACTTCGGCTACCTCGGCCCCGGCGCGCTGTGGCTCCCCGCATCGGGCCGCGCCTCCATCGTCTCCGTCAACATGCTGGGCCTCGCCGACCGGGTCATCGCCCGGCCCGGCTCCGGCATCGAGACGCCGGCCGACCTCAAGGGCAAGAAGGTGGCCGTCGCCGAAGGAACCTCCGGCGACATGATCCTCAACCTGGCGCTGAACGAGGCCGGTCTGAAGCCGGACGACGTCACGAAGGTCGCCATGGACGCCTCTACCGTCGTCACGGCGTTCTCCTCCGGACAGGTCGACGCGGCGGCCACCTGGTACCCGCTGATCGACACGATGAAGAAGAAGGTCCCCGATCTCAAGGAGATCAGCCGGACGCAGGACTACTACCCCAAGCTGACCTTCCCCAACGTCTTCGTCACCCAGCCGAAGCTGGCCTCCGGGAACCCGGAGCTCGTCAAGAAGGTGACCGGGGTGCTGAAGGAGGCCGGTGACTGGATCGCGGCGCACCCCGAGGAGTCGGAGACCGTCACCGCCGACTTCCTGAAGCTGCCGGCCGACCAGCTCAAGGGCTCCACGAAGTACGTCAAGATCCTGCCCTCCGACGAGCTGACGAAGCTCAGCCAGGACGGAACCGTCGACGGCTGGTTCGACGAACTGGCCGGCGTCTTCAACCGGATGGGAAAGCTGCCCAAGGCGGGCAAGGCCTCGGACTACTACCTCGGCGACCTGTACGCCGCAGCCGGAAAGGCGGACCGCTCATGA